From Rhododendron vialii isolate Sample 1 chromosome 10a, ASM3025357v1, the proteins below share one genomic window:
- the LOC131304852 gene encoding serine/threonine-protein kinase STY13-like, with the protein MKEGNEGFVRADQIDLKSIDEQLQRHLSRAWTMEKNKKQQQHGGGGEEEEEEEHHRRRHRNVRRPTTRQEWEIDPSKLIIKSVIARGSFGTVHRGFYDGLDVAVKLLDWGEEGQRTEAEITSLRADFTQEVVVWHKLDHPNVTKFIGATLGTPELNIQTDNGHIDMPRNVCCVVVEYLPGGTLKSFLIKSRRRKLAFKVVIQLALDLARGLSYLHSKKIVHRDVKTENMLLDKTRTVKIADFGVARVEASNPNDMTGETGTLGYMAPEVLNGNPYNRKCDVYSFGICLWEIYCCDMPYPDLSFSEVTSAVVCQNLRPEIPRCCPSSIANVMKRCWDANPDKRPEMDEVVPMLEAIDTSKGGGMIPLDQSQGCFCFRRHRGP; encoded by the exons atgaaggAAGGCAATGAAGGGTTTGTGAGGGCGGATCAGATAGATCTGAAGAGCATAGACGAGCAACTTCAGAGGCATTTGAGCAGAGCATGGACTatggaaaagaacaagaagcaaCAACAAcacggaggaggaggagaagaagaagaagaagaagagcatcATCGTCGTCGTCACCGGAATGTGAGGAGGCCCACTACTAGACAGGAATGGGAAATCGATCCTTCCAAGCTCATCATCAAGTCCGTCATTGCACGCGGCTCTTTCGGCACAGTCCACCGCGGTTTCTATGACGGCCTTGACGTTGCAG TTAAACTTCTTGATTGGGGAGAAGAGGGTCAGAGGACAGAGGCAGAAATAACATCACTCAGGGCAGATTTTACACAAGAAGTGGTTGTGTGGCACAAGCTCGATCATCCTAATGTAACAAAG TTCATAGGGGCTACATTGGGCACACCAGAGCTTAACATACAGACAGATAATGGTCATATTGATATGCCAAGAAATGTTTGTTGTGTCGTCGTTGAATACCTTCCTGGGGGTACGCTGAAATCTTTCCTTATCAAAAGTAGAAGAAGGAAGCTAGCTTTTAAAGTAGTCATTCAACTAGCGCTGGATCTTGCAAGAGG GTTGAGCTATCTTCATTCCAAGAAGATTGTCCACAGAGATGTAAAGACAGAAAATATGCTACTGGACAAGACGCGGACAGTTAAAATAGCTGACTTCGGGGTTGCTCGTGTTGAGGCTTCAAATCCTAATGACATGACTGGCGAAACGGGAACCCTTGGTTACATGGCACCTGAG GTTCTAAATGGCAACCCATATAACAGGAAATGTGATGTATAtagtttcggtatctgcttgtgGGAGATATACTGCTGTGACATGCCGTATCCTGACCTCAGTTTCTCAGAAGTGACATCAGCTGTTGTCTGCCAG AATTTGAGGCCAGAGATACCTCGATGTTGCCCAAGCTCGATTGCAAATGTAATGAAACGCTGCTGGGATGCTAACCCTGACAAGCGGCCAGAGATGGACGAGGTAGTTCCCATGTTGGAAGCCATAGACACATCGAAAGGTGGAGGTATGATCCCTCTCGATCAGTCTCAAGGATGTTTCTGCTTCCGTAGGCACCGAGGGCCTTGA